A segment of the Superficieibacter sp. HKU1 genome:
CTTAGCGCCACGCCGGACTACTGCGAAATGAACGTGGTAGCAAACTCCGCCGCGCTGACCCCGGCGTGCGATGAAATGAGCTATCCGATGTGCCATATCAGCGAGCTGGCCGATATTTTTATTCCTGAGGAGGATGGCGGCATCCTGACGCGTCATGGCGTGGTTGATGTGTTTAACTGCCTGCGTCGCGAGGACGAAGTGAGCTTTGGCGGCGGTGTGTTTATCATTGTGCGCTGTAAAGATAACGCCACCTGGGAAATGCTGGCCGGCAAGGGGCATGTCGTCAGCAAAAACGGAAAATACGCCTGTATTTACCTGCCGTATCACATCATGGGACTTGAATCGCCGCTGTCCATATTTTCTGCGGTGCTGCATCGTCGCGCCTCCGGAGCGACAAATCAGCAGATCCACGCAGTGATGGCCGGGTATGCCGATCGTCCGCTGAAAAAAGGCGAAATGCTGGAAATGGGTGGACATCATCACACCATACCTGACGTCAGCGCCCGGCTGTTGCCAAAATCCGCCGGTGCCGGTATTGCGCCTTATTACCTTCTGTCGAATAAAGTATTAACCCGTGATATTCCTCAGGGCGAATTGATCCCTCTTGATGCTTTGCAGATGGAAGATTCGCTGCTGTATACCGCGTGGAAGGAGACGTTTTAACCACCGCGTGAAACGGCAGTCCGGGAGTACTGATTTTTTTATCACCTGTAACCTGGACTGCCGTCGTGAGGGTTATCCCCTGACCGCTTTCACCCGCCGAATACGCAAGCCAAACACATTAATATACAGCCCTGCCATGATCAGCGCCGCGCCCACAAGCTGTAGCAGGGTCAGGGTTTCCCCCAACAACAGGGCCGCACTGGCTAATCCAACCACCGGCACCAGCAGCGATAGCGGCGCAACGCGCCAGGTTTCGTAGCGTCCCAGCAATGTTCCCCAGATGCCGTAGCCCACGATGGTGGCAATAAATGCGAGGTAGATCAGCGATAAAATGGTGGTCATATCGATTGCCACCAGGCTTTGCAGTATTGCTGCCGGACCATCAAATATCAGCGACGCCAGCAGAAATGGCACAACAGGGAACGGTGCACTCCAGACCACCAGCGACATCACTGCCGGACGGTTTTCGAGCTGCATAATTTTCTTATTAAAAATATTGCCGCAGGCCCAGCTCAGGGCGGCGGCCAGCGTCAGCATAAAGCCCAGCATCGCAACATGCTGCCCGTTAAGGCTCGACTCTATCAGCACCAGCACGCCGAATACCGCAAGCGTAATTCCGGCCAGCTGTTTGCCCTGCAGTCTTTCCCCAAACGCAAACGCGCCGAGCAGGATGGTGAAAAAAGCCTGCGCCTGAAGAACCAGTGACGCCAGCCCGGCGGGCATGCCAAATTTGATCGCCGAAAAGAGAAAGGCAAATTGGCCAAAGCTGATGGTGAGTCCGTATCCTAAAAGCAAACGCAGCGGCACTTTCGGCCGGGCCACAAAAAACAGGGCAGGAAAAGCCACCAGCAAAAAGCGCAGGCCAGCCAACAATAGCGGCGGCATATTATGCAATCCAACTTTGATGACGACGAAGTTAAGCCCCCAAACCACGACAACCAGCAGCGCCAGCAGCCCATCTTTACGCGTCATACCCTGCCTCTGTAATTGTTAGAATTATGTGAACTGTCCCACGTTAGCGGAAAAAAAGACGCTTTAACAGATCATTATTTCTGGTAGGCCATCCTTCCCCCTAGCCGCGCTATACATTGTTCTTATTGCGTGATATTCCTGATAAGACAAAATAATGAAACAGAGCACTTGTCGGGCAGGAAAATGATCACATCAACCAGGCGCTCAATTACTGCGCTGCTGGCATCGTCATTACTTTTAACTATTGGTCGCGGGGCAACACTTCCCTTCATGACGATTTATCTGACGCGTCGCTATGCGATGAGCGTTGAGGCGATCGGCTATGCGATGACTATCGCGTTGACCATTGGCGTCGTATTTAGTCTGGGTTTCGGCATTATGGCGGATAAATTTGATAAAAAACGCTATATGCTGGTTTCAGTACTGATATTTATCCTTGGCTTTATTGCTATTCCGGCAGTGAATAATGTTGCGCTGGTCGTTATATTTTTTGCAATGATTAACTGCGCATATTCGGTTTTTGCCACCGTTCTGAAAGCCTGGTTTGCCGATGTTCTTTCTCCGGCAGAGAAAGCGCGGATATTTTCGCTTAACTACAGTTTTCTGAATATTGGCTGGACGATAGGCCCACCTATCGGCACGCTGCTGGTGATGTACAGTCTGAATTTGCCTTTCTGGCTGGCCGCATTTTGCGCCGCCTTCCCGCTGGTGTTTATCGGACGTTTCGTGCAGCGGGTCGCGGCGAACACTGCCAATGGTGAGCCTGTTGCATGGTCGCCTTCCGTGCTGCTACGCGATAAGGCGCTGTTCTGGTTTACCCTGTCGGGTTTTCTGGCCTCGTTCGTCGGCGGATCCTTTGCATCCTGCATTTCACAATACGTGCTGGCGGTTGCCGACAGCAACGTTGCCGAACATGTGGTCGCGGTGGTTTTGCCGGTTAACGCCGCGCTGGTCGTGACGTTACAGTACTCAATTGGTCGGCGGTTAACGGCGAAAAATTTACGCCCGCTGATGACCGTCGGCACCGTTTTCTTTGTGGCAGGCTTAACAGGGTTTATGTTCTCTGGCGTAAATCTGGTCGTCTGGGGAATATCGGCAGCGGTATTTACCATTGGTGAGATAATATATGCACCGGGCGAATACATGTTAATTGACAATATTGCGCCGCCGGGAATGAAAGCGAGCTATTTTTCTGCTCAGGCGTTGGGCTGGCTGGGGGCAGCGGCAAACCCGCTGGCGACCGGATTGATATTAACCCATCTCCCGCACTGGTCATTATTTGTTATTTTAATGGCGGCCATCGTCCTGGCGTGGTTAATGATTATCCGCGGGATGAGTAGCAAACGTATTCATGATGTTGTGCAAACCAACTGAGACGTTGCGAGCAGCCTCGCAGGCTAAGAATAAAGCCTGAAAACAGGCTGGTACAGACGTTATCGAAGCATAGAATACACGGCGGGTGCTTGAGGCTTTCCGGTCTCAGGCCTTGTCGGAGTTCGGAAAGATGAAAGCCCCAGGAGATATTTCTATCCACCTGAGGCCAACGTCCGAACCCAACAATCGGATGTTAGTCTCTTCTTTGCACGGAGGCAATAACATGCTGACGAAATACGCCCTGGTGGCGATCATAGCGTTGTGTTTAACAGCGCTAGGGTTCACGTTGATGGTGCGCGACTCGCTCTGCGAGCTGAATATCAGAGATTGTGGTATGGAGTTTAAAGCTGTTCTCGCTTACGAATCGAGGAAGTAGCTAACACGCGGGGAGCAATCCCCGCGTACCGGCTGTCGGGTCTGGTCCTCAGCGCACCCGTTTAAATTGCCACCATCCCCCGTACGCCTTCGGCGTCCATGTCCATTCCCCGGCCCTGTTGCACGATGGCGCCGCGGGACATTACCAGGTAGCAGTCCGCCAGTTCGGCGGCGAAATCATAAAATTGCTCTACCAGCAAAATGGCCATATCGCCACGACGGGCGAGTTCACGGATCACCACGCCAATTTCTTTAATCACTGACGGCTGGATACCTTCCGTCGGTTCATCAAGAATAAGCAGTTGCGGGCGGCTTGCCAGCGCACGACCGATGGCCAGTTGCTGCTGCTGTCCGCCGGACAAATCGCCACCGCGACGATGTTTCATCTCTTTTAATACCGGAAAAAGATGGTAGATATCGTCAGGCACCGTACGCGCATCTCGCGCCGGAAAGCGCGACAGCCCCATCAGCAGATTTTCCTCTACCGTGAGACGGGGGAAAATGTCGCGCCCCTGCGGTACATAGGCAATACCGGACTGCACCCGCTGATGCGGTTTGCGGAGGGCGATCGGGCGATCCTGCCAGACGACCGAGCCGCTGCGCGCCGGAATAAGCCCCATCAGGCATTTTAGCAGCGTGGTCTTACCTACTCCGTTACGCCCCAGCAGACAGGTGATTTCCCCGGTTTTGGCCGTAAAACTGACACCCCGCAGGATATGGCTTCCGCCATAGTATTGATGCAAATCGCTAACCTGTAACATCATCGCTCCTTAACGTCCGAGGTAGACTTCAATAACCTGTTCATTTTGCTGGACCTCACGTAGCGATCCCTCCGCCAGCACCTGCCCCTGATGCAGCACGGTGACCCTGTCGGCGATGGTTTCAACGAAGCCCATGTCGTGTTCGACCACCATCAGTGAATGTTTTCCTGCCAGCTGGCGAAAAAGCTCGGCGGTATAGGCGGTTTCGGCATCGGTCATCCCGGCGGCAGGCTCATCCAGTAATAAAAGGTGTGGTTCCTGCACCAGCAACATTCCAATCTCGAGAAACTGTTTTTGCCCGTGGGACAACAGTCCGGCACGTCGATGACGCTCTGCACCAAGACGCAACAGCAGTAAAATTTCATCGATACGGTCCTGCTGCTCGCCACGTAATCTCGCCCGCAGAGTCGCCAATACCGACTTGTCGGTTTTTAATGCCAGTTCAAGATTCTCTGCGACCGTTAACGCTTCAAAGACCGTCGGCTTCTGAAATTTGCGCCCAATCCCGCGACGCGCAATTTCGATGGGATCCAGACCGGTCAGTTCCAGCGACTGATCGTAAAGCGCAGAGCCACTCTGCGGTCGCGTTTTGCCGGTGATGACGTCCATCAGAGTTGTTTTTCCTGCCCCGTTCGGCCCAATCACACAGCGCAACTCGCCGACGCCGATATTTAGCGTCAGATCGGTCAGCGCCTGAAAGCCGGCAAAGTTAACGTTGATATTTTTCAGTTGCAGTACCGGATCGGTCTGCTCACGAAAGCGGTCTCCCGGAAGCTGGCGGGTGAAAAGCCCTTCGTCAGGTTGCATCATTTCTCTCCTCTGCGCAGCAGGCCAATGACGCCGCGGGGTAAAAACAGGGTAACCAGAATAAATATCAGGCCGAGAAATACCTGCCAGTACTCCGGCATGGCAACGGTAAACAAGCTTTTTGCGCCATTGACCAGCCCGGCCCCCAGGACCGGACCAATTAAGGTCCCTCGTCCCCCGAGCGCGACCCAAATCGCCATTTCAATGGAGTTGGTGGGCGACATTTCGCCGGGGTTAATAATGCCGACCTGAGGAACATACAGTGCGCCTGCCAGCCCGCAGAGAACGG
Coding sequences within it:
- the eamA gene encoding O-acetylserine/cysteine exporter, coding for MTRKDGLLALLVVVVWGLNFVVIKVGLHNMPPLLLAGLRFLLVAFPALFFVARPKVPLRLLLGYGLTISFGQFAFLFSAIKFGMPAGLASLVLQAQAFFTILLGAFAFGERLQGKQLAGITLAVFGVLVLIESSLNGQHVAMLGFMLTLAAALSWACGNIFNKKIMQLENRPAVMSLVVWSAPFPVVPFLLASLIFDGPAAILQSLVAIDMTTILSLIYLAFIATIVGYGIWGTLLGRYETWRVAPLSLLVPVVGLASAALLLGETLTLLQLVGAALIMAGLYINVFGLRIRRVKAVRG
- the ydeE gene encoding efflux MFS transporter YdeE; this encodes MITSTRRSITALLASSLLLTIGRGATLPFMTIYLTRRYAMSVEAIGYAMTIALTIGVVFSLGFGIMADKFDKKRYMLVSVLIFILGFIAIPAVNNVALVVIFFAMINCAYSVFATVLKAWFADVLSPAEKARIFSLNYSFLNIGWTIGPPIGTLLVMYSLNLPFWLAAFCAAFPLVFIGRFVQRVAANTANGEPVAWSPSVLLRDKALFWFTLSGFLASFVGGSFASCISQYVLAVADSNVAEHVVAVVLPVNAALVVTLQYSIGRRLTAKNLRPLMTVGTVFFVAGLTGFMFSGVNLVVWGISAAVFTIGEIIYAPGEYMLIDNIAPPGMKASYFSAQALGWLGAAANPLATGLILTHLPHWSLFVILMAAIVLAWLMIIRGMSSKRIHDVVQTN
- a CDS encoding Hok/Gef family protein — translated: MLTKYALVAIIALCLTALGFTLMVRDSLCELNIRDCGMEFKAVLAYESRK
- the urtE gene encoding urea ABC transporter ATP-binding subunit UrtE, with product MLQVSDLHQYYGGSHILRGVSFTAKTGEITCLLGRNGVGKTTLLKCLMGLIPARSGSVVWQDRPIALRKPHQRVQSGIAYVPQGRDIFPRLTVEENLLMGLSRFPARDARTVPDDIYHLFPVLKEMKHRRGGDLSGGQQQQLAIGRALASRPQLLILDEPTEGIQPSVIKEIGVVIRELARRGDMAILLVEQFYDFAAELADCYLVMSRGAIVQQGRGMDMDAEGVRGMVAI
- the urtD gene encoding urea ABC transporter ATP-binding protein UrtD, which translates into the protein MQPDEGLFTRQLPGDRFREQTDPVLQLKNINVNFAGFQALTDLTLNIGVGELRCVIGPNGAGKTTLMDVITGKTRPQSGSALYDQSLELTGLDPIEIARRGIGRKFQKPTVFEALTVAENLELALKTDKSVLATLRARLRGEQQDRIDEILLLLRLGAERHRRAGLLSHGQKQFLEIGMLLVQEPHLLLLDEPAAGMTDAETAYTAELFRQLAGKHSLMVVEHDMGFVETIADRVTVLHQGQVLAEGSLREVQQNEQVIEVYLGR